Proteins found in one Amblyraja radiata isolate CabotCenter1 unplaced genomic scaffold, sAmbRad1.1.pri S89, whole genome shotgun sequence genomic segment:
- the LOC116969619 gene encoding protein krueppel-like — MEDHMTGHNKGKRYECDVCGKAWQKPSLLEIHRRVHTGERPFDCSECGKSFTSSSTLQGHNRVHSSKYPFTCSDCGKSFKTANQLKKHWQVHTGEKPYGCSTCSKSFEQSSALWRHGGCTAVSSPSPAPTAAKASSRPNN, encoded by the coding sequence atggaggaccacatgacggggcacaacaaggggaagcgttatgagtgtgacgtgtgtggcaaggcctggcagaagcCGTCcctgctggagatccaccggcgggtgcacacgggtgaacgacccttcgactgctcggaatgcggcaagagcttcaccagctCCAGTACCCTGCAGGGGCACAACCGTGTGCACTCCAGCAAATATCCCTTCACCTGTTCTgactgtggcaagagcttcaagacggcgaatcAACTGAAGAAGCACTggcaggtgcacacgggcgagaagccctatggctgctccacctgcagcAAGAGCTTTGAACAGTCGTCGGCGTTGTGGAGgcacggcgggtgcacagcagtgagcagcccttcacctgctccaactgcggcaaaggcttcaagtcgtccaaacAACTGA